CCAAAAAGCGGTCCAGTCTTTCCAACGCTGCAGCCACCAGCTCGTCCTTGCGTGCGGCGCGCAACTGGCGCACGCTGGCTCGGATTCCTCCGCCTGCGGCAGCAATCTCCTGGTAGCTCTTGCCCATGGCTCGCAGCTCGAACTCCTGCTCCCTGCTCCCAGCAAACACGAGGTGGGTGTGCGCGTCTATCAGGCCAGGAGTCACAACCTTACCGGCGGCATCGATAACTACCGTATTGCGATGGCGCGCCACGGAAGCCAGTACCTCGTCCGTTGGGCCTACGGCCACCACCCTCTCGCCCCTGATCGCCACCGCTCCATCCTGGAATGTAACCATTCGTGCGTCCCCAGTGCCGGACGACTGGCCTAACTGGGGCGTCACGACTTGGGCAGCATGCAGGATAAGCAGGTCTGCGCGCACCTCTACCCCTGCGGCCACATAGGGATTTTCACCCCTTTTCCCCTGGCAGTGGCGATTGCCTCTGGGTAGCCGGCGTCCACGTGGCGCGCGATGCCGATTCCTGGGTCGTTGGTGAGCACCCTGTCCAGGCGCACCGCCATCTCTGGTGTCCCATCCGCTACGATCACCTGGCCTGCATGGATCGCCTTGCCATGACCCACGCCGCCGCCATCATGCACGGCCACCCAGCTTGCCCCCGACACCGCATTGAGGAGCGCGTTAAGAATCGGCCAGTCGGCCACGGCATCGGAGCCGTCCCGCATCCCCTCGGTCTCGCGCAAGGGCGAAGCCACCGACCCGCAGTCCAAGTGATCGCGCCCTATGACAATGGGCGCCTTCAGCTCCCCTGTCCTCACCATGTCATTGATCCGGAGCCCAAGCTTGGCCCTGTCCCCGTAACCCAGCCAACAGACTCTGGCGGGCAACCCCGGCAAGCGGGCAAAATCCAGGTACTTCTGCGCGAGCGTAATCCAATTCACCAGCACCCTGTCGTGGGAAAATTCGTCTAAAATGACAGCGTCGATTTTGAAGATGTCCTCTGGGTCTCCCGACAGGGCGGCCCAGCGGAATGGACCGCGCCCCTCACAGAAGAGCGGCCGAATGTATTCCAAGACGAACCCTTTGATGTCAAAGGCGTCGGCCACGCCCTTCTCGTATGCATACTGGCGGATACCGTTACCATAGTCAAACACCACCGCCCCGCGGCGCTTGAACCCAAGCATGGCGCGCACGTGCTCGGCCATAGACTCTTTTGCCAGCTCCACATACTTCTCCGGGTCCTCTTCACGCAGGCGCTCCGCTTGCTGGCGTGAAAGCCCTTTTGGCCAGTACCTCTTTGGCTCATGGGCCGACGTCTGATCGGTGACCACATCCGGAATGATGTTCCGGCGCAAGATCTCTGGATGCGTCTCCGCCGTGTTCCCCACCAGGCCGACAGAGAGCGCCTCGCCCCTCTCTTTGGCCGCCAACACCAACTGGAGCGCCTCGTCCAGGTTTTCGCAGAGGCGGTCACACAATCCCTCACGAATGACGCGCTCGATGACCTCGCGCCGGAACTCCACGCCCAAAAAGGCGGCACCGTTCATTTTGGCCGCAAGGGCCTGAGCCCCTCCCATGTTACCCAGGCCACCGGTCAGCAGAAACTTGCCGCGGAGCGAACCGCCGAAATGGCGTTTGGCTGCCGCAGCAAAAGTCTCGTACGTCCCCTGCAGTATCCCTTGCTGGCCGATGAAAATCCAACTTCCGGCGGTCATCTGACCGTACATGATGAGCCCCTTGGCGTCGAGCTCATCGAAGTAGGCGTCATTGTCCCACTGGGGGACGATCAGGGAGTTGGCAATCAGCACACGCGGCGCGTAGGTGTGGGTCCTGAATATGCCTACCGGCTTGCCCGATTGAATGAGGAGCGTCTCATCGTTCTCCAGGTCCTTAAGGCATCTCACGATGGCGTCGTACGCGTCCCAGTTGCGCGCCGCCTTGCCGCTGCCACCGTAGATGACCAGGTGCTCGGGGTCTGCTCCCTGCTCCAAGTTGTTCATGAGCATACGCAGGGCGGCTTCTTGGTGCCACCCCTTGCACACGAGGTTCAACCCTCGCGGTGCTTTGATGGTTCCTCTTATCCTTTCACCCACAGCTCACCTCCAGACCATGGAGCTACAAACGTGCCTCTTGGTCCAGAAAAGCAAAAGGCAACCCTGGGTTGCCTGCTGCACCATATCGCCTCGTGGGATACATCAGATTGCTGGTCCGTGAGCACCAGGCCCCTTGACACCGTGTCAATCACCGCTCTCGGCCGCAGGGGCAGGAGCCTTCTCCTCTGCCTGCTTTTCCTTCTCTTTCTTCTTGGCCTCGCGCTTCTCACGCTGCGCCTCGATGCGGGCCTTCTGCACGCCCTCGTACCCCACCAGCTCGAGGATGGCTAGCTCCGCGCCATCGCCGTAGCGGCGCCCTAACGCCACCACCCTGGTGTACCCGCCTTTCCGCTCCGCATAACGCGGCGCAATCTCAGAGAATAGCTTCCGCACCACCGCCTTATCACGCACGGTGGCCAGCACAAGGCGGCGCGAGTGCAAGTCGTTGCGCTTGGCGATGTTGATGAGTCGGTCCGCAAGGCGCCGTGCCTCTTTGGCCTTGGCCAATGTAGTTTTGATGCTCAGGTGTTCGAACAAAGCGCTGACCAGATTGGACAGCAGCGCCCGGCGATGGCTAGCCGTCCTGCCCAGTTTCTTCAGTTTCCTGTTATGTCGCATCGACGCTCGTCCTGACTAAGGTGACGTTCTACTTTGGTTCTTCTTGCAAATACTTGTCCACATCCATACCAAAGTGCAGGCCCCTGGACTCCAAGATCCTGTTCAATTCCTGCAGTGACTTGCGCCCAAAGTTGCGGAAGCGAAGCATCTCCTGTTCGTCGCGCCGCACTAGGTCCGCGATGGTCTCGATGTTGGCCGCCCGCAGGCAGTTGGAGGCCCGCACCGAAAGCTCCAGCTCCTCGACGCTCATCTTCAGCAGCTTGCGAATCCGCGCTGCCTCCTCGTCCACCTCCACCGGCTCCTCTTCCTCCGGCTCCACTTCAAAGTTAATGAAGAGCTGGATGTGGTCCTGAAGGATTTGACCCGCGTACGTGAGGGCATCGTCCGGCGTGATGCTGCCATCGGTATCGATCTCCAGGATCAGGCGCTCATAGTCGGTGCGCTGTCCCACCCGGGTGTTCTCGACCGTGTAGCGCACATTCTTGATGGGCGTATAGATGGCATCAATGGGAATCGAACCAATGGGCTGATCTGGGAGGCGATTCTCCTCTGCCGGCACATACCCCCTCCCACGCCCGATGCGCAGCTCGATCTTGAAGTCGGCCTTCTCATTAAGCGTGGCAATGTGGTGCTCGGGATTAAGCACCTCAAAATCCGCGGGGTTGACGGCAATATCGCCGGCCTTGAACTCACGCGGGCCCTTCAGGTGCAGCACCACTTTGTCGGGCTTTCGGTTAATGAGCTTGAGGCGCACCTCCTTCAGGTTCATGACGATCTCGGCCACGTCCTCTTTGACGCCGGGAATCGTCGAGAACTCGTGTTGCACTTTGTCGATGCGCACCATGGTGATGGCCGCACCCGGCAGGGAGGACAGGAGTACCCGGCGCAGCGCATTGCCGATGGTGACGCCGAAACCCTTCTCCAAGGGTTGCACAATGAATCGGCCGTGGGTGTTGCTATAGACCGATTCGTCGAGCTCGATGCTCTCCGGCATCTGAAAATTGGGTAAGCTCATGTATCTTCACTCCACAAATGTGTCCACTCCGTGTTCCGCCGCTGCCCGCACAAGGGGCACGCTATCACTTGGAGTAGAGCTCCACAATGAGACTCTCGTTCGCCGGCAGCGGGATATCGGCGCGATTGGGAATTTCCAGGAGCGTTCCCGACATGTTCGCCTTGTCCAGGGCCAGCCAGGGCAGCTGTTTCCCGTCACGCATGCGCCGCATGGAGGCATGGAAGATTTCCAGCTGCCGACTCTTTGCCCTGACCTTCACCTCATCGCCCGGCTTGAGTCGGTACGATGGGACATCGACGATGCGATTGTTGACCAAGAAGTGGCGGTGGCGAACCAGCTGTCGCGCTGCCTTCCGCGATGGAGCCAGGCCCAGGCGGTACACCACATTGTCCAGACGAGTCTCCAACAGCCGCAGGAGGTTCTCGCCGGTGATGCCAGGCTGGCGCACTGCCTTTTCAAAATAGTTGCGGAACTGCGCCTCGAGCACGCCGTAGATACGCCGCACTTTTTGCTTTTCGCGCAGCTGCAAGGCAAACTGCGACTGCTTGAAGCGGCGTGTGCGGCCGTGCTGGCCCGGGGCATAGCCGCGCTTCTCGAATGGGCACTTGGCGCTGTCGCACTTGGTGCCCTTGAGAAACAGCTTCTGCCCTTCGCGACGGCATAGCTTGCAGTCCGGTCCAGTATATCGTGCCATGAAAAACTGCCTCCAGTGCTCCGGTTCTTATTCTCTACGCGGCGTCAGACCCGACGGCGCTTTGGCGGACGACAGCCGTTGTGCGGGATGGGGGTGACGTCCTTTATGGCCACCACCTGCAGACCGGCCGCCTGCAACGATCGTACGGCTGCTTCACGGCCGGCGCCCGGTCCCTTGATCATCACTTCCACACGGCGCAGGCCAAGCTCAAGAGCCTCCTTCGCCGCTGCTTCGGCAGCAAGCTGGGCGGCAAAAGGGGTGCTCTTGCGCGAGCCCTTGAAGCCGATCCGCCCCGCTGACGCCCAGGAGATCACGTTGCCGTAACTATCGGTCAACGAAACAATGGTGTTGTTGAAGGTGGCCTTGATATGGGCCACGCCGTTTGCCTCGACACTTGTGCGCTTACGCGCACGCCTTCGCATTGCGCCCAAACTTTACCTCCGCATGGCAATTTCTTCACGTCCGCGCTACGATTTCTTCTTCACGCCCACGATGCGCCGGCGCCCACGGCGCGTGCGGGCGTTGGTGTGCGTGCGCTGGCCGCGCACCGGAAGATTACGGCGGTGCCGAAGCCCACGGTAGCAGCCAATGTCCATCAACCGCTTGATGTTCATCGTCTCTTCCGCGCGCAGAGCGCCTTCCACCTTGTACTCCGCCGCAATGATGGAACGGATCTTCGCTGCATCATCGGGCGAAAGGTCCTTGACGCGAATGTCGGGGTTAACCCCAGCCTTGGCCAGAATCTTCCGCGACGAAGTTAGACCTATGCCATAGATGTAGGTCAGGGCTATCTCGATTCGCTTCTCGCGCGGCAAGTCAATTCCAGCGATACGTGCCAAAACGGCCTCCTCGAAAGAAAGTCACACCCTTGCTCAACCCTGCCGCTGCTTATGGCGCGGGTTCTTGCAGATCACCATCACCACGCCCTTGCGCCGAACAATCTTGCAGCTCTCACAAATCTTCTTTACTGATGAACGCACTTTCATCGTTCTACTCCGACTCCACGCACCCGTCGCACCTGACAGGCACAATGGCCTGCCCGTTGCTCCCTGAGATCCCCCTCATCTCAGGCTATGTGGCCTTACTTGTACCGGTACGTAATCCGCCCCCGGGTCAAGTCGTACGGCGACAGTTCCACGGTCACCTTGTCACCCGGCAAAATCCTTATAAAGTGCATGCGCATTTTGCCGGAAATGTGCGCCAGCACCTGGTGACCGTTTTCCAACTCCACCCGGAATGCGGCGTTGGGCAACGTCTCAATGATTGTGCCGTCAACTCGTATCGGTTGCTCTTTGGCCATGGACCTCCTGCTCCACAACTACTTGACCAGGTCTTCGGTCAGGATTAGCGGCTCACCGTCCGTGACGACAATCGTGTGTTCGAAGTGCGCCGACGGTAACCTGTCCTTCGTTACCACCGTCCAGCCGTCCGCAAGCGTGGTCACTTCGTGACTTCCCATGTTAACCATGGGCTCGATCGCCAAGACCATGCCTGGGCGCAGCCTTGGGCCTCGGTGAGGGGCGCCGAAGTTGGGCACCTGAGGTGGCTCGTGAAGGCTCCGGCCTATGCCGTGTCCCACCAGTGCCCTCACCACGGAAAAACCTGCCTGCTCCACCGTGGTCTGTATGGCGTGCGAAATATCCGACAGCCGATTCCCCGCGCGCGCCCGAGCGATGCCCGCATACAGTGCCTCGCGCGTGGCGCGCAGCAGGCGCTCCTTCTCCGGTGAGATGTCCCCCACCGGGAACGTCCTGGACGCATCGGCGTAGTACCCAGCCATTTCTACGCCAATATCGACCCCCACGATCTCCCCTTCACTCAAAACTCTTGCACCTGGGATACCGTGCACCACCTCTTCGTCAACGGACACGCAGATATGGGCCGGAAAGCCCATGTAGTTCTTGAACGCCGCCCGAGCCCCTCGTCCCAACAGGAAGCGCGCCACCTCCTGATCCAGCACTTCGGTGCGTAGCCCAGGCCTGATCAGCGACTCTGCCAGCTCCAGCGCTTCTGCAACCAGTCTCCCACATGCCCGCAGGAGCTCGATCTCGCGCTGAGTCCTCAGCGCGATGTTGTGCTCATACCTGCCCGCTGCACCGCCTCCAGAATAGCCCTGTGCACCTCAGCGATCGACCGGTCCCCCTGGATGGCACATAGCTTCCCCTGCTTCTCGTAGTATTTCCGCACCGGTTCGGTTTGCCGCGCATACACGCGCAGACGTTCGCGCACGGTCTCCTCATTATCGTCCGCGCGCTGCACAAGGGCCCCTCCGCATTTGGGGCACACACCCGTACGCGCCGGCTCGTCGCTGAGCAAGTTATACACGGTCCCACAGGTTGCGCAGACCCTCCGGCTGCTGAGGCGTCTGACAATCTCCGCCTCCGGAACCTCCAAAAGCACTACAAGGTCGACGGTCTTGCCCTTTGCGCCCAATAGTCGGTCAAGAGCCTCAGCCTGCGCAACCGTACGGGGGAAGCCGTCCAGGATAAAACCCCTGGCGCAATCATCTGCTGCCAGACGCTCCTCAACTACTCGAACCATGAGCGCATCAGGGACCAACTTCCCCTCGGCCATCACCCCTTCCACCTCTTTGCCCAGTGGCGTCCTCTGTGCCACCGCCTCGCGCAGCATGTCGCCTGTAGAGATATGGGCTACGCCAAGCTCGGTGGCAAGCAGACTAGCCTGGGTTCCCTTGCCGGTGCCGGGTGCACCGAGCATGATGACGCGCATGGTCTGGTGCCGCTCCCACTCACCGTGCGCTTCACATGCGCCGGCGCCCTTTGATTCTGCCAGTCTTCAAGAACCCATCATAGTGACGCATCAACAGGTGCGACTCTACCTGCTGCAGCGTGTCCAACACCACACCCACCACAATCAGCAACGAAGTGCCACCATAGAATGAAGCAAAGTCATACGACACGTTGGACACCTTGGTCAAGAAGTAGGGGAATATGGCCACGATAGCCAGCGCGATCGACCCCGGCAAAGTGATGCGCGTCAGGATGTGGTCTATGAACTCACTGGTCTTGGCACCGGGTCGCACACCTGGAATAAACCCGCCATACTTCTTCATGTTGTCGGCCACGTCCACCGGGTTAAAGGCAATCGCAGTGTAGAAGTAGGTGAAGAAGACGATGAGCAACCCGTAGATCAGCCAGTACACGACCGACGTGGCAGAAAACATGTTGTTCAGAGACTCCACAAACCCGCTCTTCGGCAAAAAGGTGTGGATCGTCTGGGGCACAAAGAGAATCGATTGCGCAAAGATGATGGGCATGACGCCTGCCGTATTCACTCGCAGCGGCAAATGGGTGCTCTGCCCCCCGTAGATCTTGCGTCCAATGATGCGTTTTGCGTACTGGACCGGTATCTTACGGGTGCCTTGCGTCAATGCGACGGTGGCGGCTACGGTTCCCACAAAGACAGCGATGAGCAAAACCTCGGTCAAGAGCCCCCTGTTGCCGGCTAGAGCCTGCTGAATCTCATTAAAGATCGAGTTGGGGAACCTGGCGATGATGCCGATGAAAATGATGAGCGAAATGCCATTCCCGATTCCGCGCTCAGTGATCTGCTCCCCTAGCCACATGATCAGCACCGTGCCGGCCGCTAAGGTAAGCATAGTCAGGAAAGTAAAGAGAATGATCTGTCCTGTCGTGTCGGCCGAGACCACGCGGAGCAAGATGCGCTCACCTGTTTTGGTGGTAGTTTCCACCGGCGGAATTGAGCGCAGAAAGACTGAGACGCCATACGCCTGGAAAGCGGAGATAAGCACCGTGCCGTAGCGCGTGTACTGCGTTATCTTCTTGCGCCCCGCTTCTCCCTCCTTTTGCAGTTTCTGGAAGTACGGGACCACCGCCCCCAGCAACTGCAAGATGATTGAGGCAGAGATGTACGGCATGATGCCCAGAGCAAAGACCGTGGCGCGCTTGAGTGCCCCACCTGCGAAAAGGTCATAGAGCCCAAGGAGTCCGCCTCCACCCATCGCCGAGTCGATGTAGGCAGTCAAGGCAGGACCGCTCACCATGGGGATGGGCACGTGACCACCAATTCGGTAGACCACCAGGATGCCAAGCGTGAAAAGAATCTTCCGCTTCAGCTCCGGGATCTTGAAGGCGCTCTGGAATTCCCTGATCATAGCACCGTCACCTTCCCGCCCGCACTCTCGATTTTTTCTCTGGCGGACTTGCTGAACGCGTGAGCCGACACTTCCAAGGGGCGAGTGACCTCACCGGTGCCGAGGATCTTCACCGGCACTGTCTTCTTCTTGATGAGCCCTCTCTCGTGGAGCACTTTCGGATCAACTGTGGTGACCGACTCCAACCGGGCCAGGTCGCGAAGGTTCACCACCTGATACTCCTGTTTGAACGGGTTAGTGAATCCGCGCTTTGGTACCCGTCGCTGGAGTGGCATTTGGCCGCCCTCAAACCAGGCGCGATGCTTGGCACCCGACCGAGAGTGTTGGCCCTTGTGGCCGCGGCCGGAGGTACCGCCGTGCCCCGATGCATCGCCTCGTCCCAGACGTTTTCGCTGCTTTCGTGATCCTGCAGGTGGTTTTAGTCGCGATAGATTCATCGTTCCTCAATCTCGCTTATGGCGCAACTTTGCTGCGCGGCTCCAAGGGTAAGCAGCGCTACAGCTCCTGGACATTCACCAAATGGCTCACCTTGGCGATCATGCCGCGGATCTGTGGCGTGTCGCTGTGCTCAACACTCTGGTGAAGCTTCCGCAACCCCAACGCCCTCACGGTGAGCTTCTGTCGCCAGTGCCTGCCAATCGTGCTGCGCACCAAGGTTACCCGCAGTTTTTTCGTCTTCTTTGTCATCGCCTTATCCGCCGCCCGTCTACTCATTCTGCGCTTCAACCGTTGCTTCGTCGAGCCCAAAAAGCTGTCTCAAGCTCATGTCACGCCTCTTGGCTACCATACGAGCGTCGACCAGCTTGCTCAAAGCCACCATGGTGGCTTTGACCACGTTGTGAGGATTTGACGACCCCAGCGACTTGGTCAACACATCACGCACGCCTGCCGCCTCCATAATAGCGCGCACGGCGCCGCCCGCGATGACGCCTGTGCCAGGAGAGGCTGGGCGCAAGAGAACCTTGCCGGCACCATACTTGCCGATGACCAGGTGGGGAATAGTCGAACCCACTATCGGCACCCGCATGATGTTCTTCTTGGCGGCCTCAGACCCTTTGGCAATGGCATCGGTCACCTCGTTGGCCTTTCCCAGGCCTACGCCCACATGCCCTTTGCCATCTCCGACTACGACGATGGCGTTGAAGCTAAAGCGACGCCCGCCCTTGACCACCTTGGCCACGCGGTTGACGTGCACTACCTGCTCTTTCAGGTCCAATTCACTCGGGTTGATGCGCTCCAAACCTCGCTCCTGCTCTTTGCCAGTTCATGATCTCCGACGCATGAGGAAGCCGCTCAAAATTGCAGTCCACCCTCACGCGCCCCATCGGCCAAAGCCTTCACCCGACCATGGTACAGATAGCCACCCCGGTCAAACACAACCTTGCTGATATTGAGCGCCTTGGCCTTGTCCGCAATCCCTTTGCCAACTACCTTTGCCACCTCAACTTTGCTCTTCGCCTCCCTTAGTGCCGGCCGAAGAGCCTCGGTCAAACTAGAAACTCCTGTCAGCACACGATGGGTGGTATCGTCCACCAGTTGGGCGTAGATGTGGCGGTTACTGCGGAAGACCACTAGCCTGGGACGCTCCGGGGTACCATAGATCCGTTTCCGAATGCGCTTCTTCTTCCTTGCCCGCGCCTCTGCCTTCAGATTCGCTTTCTTCATCTCGCACTTGCGTTTTGTTCACCGTCTCATGACACTCTATCACCGCGCATTATGCGCCACTCTTGCCAGCCTTCTTGCGCACATGCTCCCCTTCGTACCGGATCCCCTTGCCCTTGTACGGCTCAGGCGGCTTAAGGGACCGTACTTTGGCCGCCACCTGTCCCACCAACGCCTTATCGATGCCCTTGACCACGATGTTGTTGGGGGTAGGCACCTCAAACGTGATGCCGGCCGGCGGCACGAATACCACAGGATGAGAAAAGCCCAGTTGCAGCTTCAGGCGCCCATTGACCAACTCCGCACGATAACCGACGCCTACCACTTCCAGCCGCTTCTGGAACCCCTCAGTCACGCCCACGATCATGTTGGCAATGAGGGTCCGGAACAGCCCGTGCAGCGCTCTGCCGCGGGGCGCATCGGGGAGCACGTCCACTACCACCTTGCCGTCATTCACGGCGCAGGTGAGCTGTCCAGGGAGCTCCACCGCCAGCTCACCCTTGGGCCCCTTCGCTACCACCCGGTTGTCTGCGACCGTGACCGTGACGCCCGCAGGCACCGGAATGGGGACTTTGCCTACTCGTGACACTTCACTCTCCTACACTGAGCACTTTTCACCACACATAACAGAGCACTTCGCCGCCTACTCCGGCCTTGCGCGCCTGTTGGCCGGTCATCACCCCTTTGGAGGTGGAAAGGATAGCGATGCCCAAGTTGTTGAGCACCCGGGGTATCTCTGCGGCACCCACATATTTCCGCTGCCCGGGCTTGCTCACCCGCTCCAGTCCCGAGATCACAGGTTCCTCGTTCTCATCGTAGCGCAAATAGATGCGCAGAATCCCTTGCTTACCGTCCTCTACCAGGACAAAGCTATGAATAAAATGCTGCTCCTGCAGGATGCGAGTGATCTCGGTCTTGAGACGCGAGGCCGGAATATCAACCTTCTTGTGCCCCGCGCGCAAGGCATTGCGAATCCTGGTCAGGTAGTCAGCGATTGGATCGGTCATCGACATCTATACTCTCCTCTTGCCCAAGGCCATGTCGCTCACCAGCTGGACTTGATGACACCCGGGATCATGCCCTGGCCGGCCAGTTCCCGAAAGCAGATGCGGCAAAGGCCAAACTTGCGCAGATAGCCACGTGGTCGACCACACCGGCTGCAACGATTGCGGTGACGCACTGCAAACTTCTGGGGTTTCTTCATCTTCGCGATGCACGATGTTCGGGCCAAGATCTCCTCTCCTTCCTTCGTCCTATCTCACGCTGCTTCTTTGCGCACAAAAGGCATACCGAAGGCTGCAAGCAGCTCGTAGGCTTCCTCATCGCTCTTGGCAGTGGTCACAATCGTGATGTCCATGCCCCTAATCTTTTCCACCTTGTCGTAGTTGATTTCGGGAAAGATAATCTGCTCCTTGATGCCGAGGGAATAGTTGCCACGGCCGTCAAAGGAGCGGTCCGAAAGCCCACGAAAGTCCCTTACGCGGGGCAGCGCTATGCTGATGAGGCGGTCCAAGAACTCATACATGCGCCAGCCGCGCAGGGTGACGTAACACCCGATTGGGTTACCCGCGCGCAGTTTGAATGCAGAGATGGCCTTGCGAGCCCTGCTCATTGCCGGGCGCTGTCCGGCGATCAGCGCCATCTCGTCCATGGCCAGGTCCAAGAGCTTGCGGTTCTCCAGGGCATCACCCACACCCATGTTGAGCACAATTTTCTCCAGGCGGGGCACCTGC
The DNA window shown above is from candidate division KSB1 bacterium and carries:
- the hutU gene encoding urocanate hydratase is translated as MGERIRGTIKAPRGLNLVCKGWHQEAALRMLMNNLEQGADPEHLVIYGGSGKAARNWDAYDAIVRCLKDLENDETLLIQSGKPVGIFRTHTYAPRVLIANSLIVPQWDNDAYFDELDAKGLIMYGQMTAGSWIFIGQQGILQGTYETFAAAAKRHFGGSLRGKFLLTGGLGNMGGAQALAAKMNGAAFLGVEFRREVIERVIREGLCDRLCENLDEALQLVLAAKERGEALSVGLVGNTAETHPEILRRNIIPDVVTDQTSAHEPKRYWPKGLSRQQAERLREEDPEKYVELAKESMAEHVRAMLGFKRRGAVVFDYGNGIRQYAYEKGVADAFDIKGFVLEYIRPLFCEGRGPFRWAALSGDPEDIFKIDAVILDEFSHDRVLVNWITLAQKYLDFARLPGLPARVCWLGYGDRAKLGLRINDMVRTGELKAPIVIGRDHLDCGSVASPLRETEGMRDGSDAVADWPILNALLNAVSGASWVAVHDGGGVGHGKAIHAGQVIVADGTPEMAVRLDRVLTNDPGIGIARHVDAGYPEAIATARGKGVKIPMWPQG
- the rplQ gene encoding 50S ribosomal protein L17; protein product: MRHNRKLKKLGRTASHRRALLSNLVSALFEHLSIKTTLAKAKEARRLADRLINIAKRNDLHSRRLVLATVRDKAVVRKLFSEIAPRYAERKGGYTRVVALGRRYGDGAELAILELVGYEGVQKARIEAQREKREAKKKEKEKQAEEKAPAPAAESGD
- a CDS encoding DNA-directed RNA polymerase subunit alpha — its product is MSLPNFQMPESIELDESVYSNTHGRFIVQPLEKGFGVTIGNALRRVLLSSLPGAAITMVRIDKVQHEFSTIPGVKEDVAEIVMNLKEVRLKLINRKPDKVVLHLKGPREFKAGDIAVNPADFEVLNPEHHIATLNEKADFKIELRIGRGRGYVPAEENRLPDQPIGSIPIDAIYTPIKNVRYTVENTRVGQRTDYERLILEIDTDGSITPDDALTYAGQILQDHIQLFINFEVEPEEEEPVEVDEEAARIRKLLKMSVEELELSVRASNCLRAANIETIADLVRRDEQEMLRFRNFGRKSLQELNRILESRGLHFGMDVDKYLQEEPK
- the rpsD gene encoding 30S ribosomal protein S4 — encoded protein: MARYTGPDCKLCRREGQKLFLKGTKCDSAKCPFEKRGYAPGQHGRTRRFKQSQFALQLREKQKVRRIYGVLEAQFRNYFEKAVRQPGITGENLLRLLETRLDNVVYRLGLAPSRKAARQLVRHRHFLVNNRIVDVPSYRLKPGDEVKVRAKSRQLEIFHASMRRMRDGKQLPWLALDKANMSGTLLEIPNRADIPLPANESLIVELYSK
- the rpsK gene encoding 30S ribosomal protein S11, with the protein product MRRRARKRTSVEANGVAHIKATFNNTIVSLTDSYGNVISWASAGRIGFKGSRKSTPFAAQLAAEAAAKEALELGLRRVEVMIKGPGAGREAAVRSLQAAGLQVVAIKDVTPIPHNGCRPPKRRRV
- the rpsM gene encoding 30S ribosomal protein S13, producing the protein MARIAGIDLPREKRIEIALTYIYGIGLTSSRKILAKAGVNPDIRVKDLSPDDAAKIRSIIAAEYKVEGALRAEETMNIKRLMDIGCYRGLRHRRNLPVRGQRTHTNARTRRGRRRIVGVKKKS
- the rpmJ gene encoding 50S ribosomal protein L36; the encoded protein is MKVRSSVKKICESCKIVRRKGVVMVICKNPRHKQRQG
- the infA gene encoding translation initiation factor IF-1, with the protein product MAKEQPIRVDGTIIETLPNAAFRVELENGHQVLAHISGKMRMHFIRILPGDKVTVELSPYDLTRGRITYRYK
- the map gene encoding type I methionyl aminopeptidase codes for the protein MALRTQREIELLRACGRLVAEALELAESLIRPGLRTEVLDQEVARFLLGRGARAAFKNYMGFPAHICVSVDEEVVHGIPGARVLSEGEIVGVDIGVEMAGYYADASRTFPVGDISPEKERLLRATREALYAGIARARAGNRLSDISHAIQTTVEQAGFSVVRALVGHGIGRSLHEPPQVPNFGAPHRGPRLRPGMVLAIEPMVNMGSHEVTTLADGWTVVTKDRLPSAHFEHTIVVTDGEPLILTEDLVK
- a CDS encoding adenylate kinase, yielding MRVIMLGAPGTGKGTQASLLATELGVAHISTGDMLREAVAQRTPLGKEVEGVMAEGKLVPDALMVRVVEERLAADDCARGFILDGFPRTVAQAEALDRLLGAKGKTVDLVVLLEVPEAEIVRRLSSRRVCATCGTVYNLLSDEPARTGVCPKCGGALVQRADDNEETVRERLRVYARQTEPVRKYYEKQGKLCAIQGDRSIAEVHRAILEAVQRAGMSTTSR
- the secY gene encoding preprotein translocase subunit SecY, coding for MIREFQSAFKIPELKRKILFTLGILVVYRIGGHVPIPMVSGPALTAYIDSAMGGGGLLGLYDLFAGGALKRATVFALGIMPYISASIILQLLGAVVPYFQKLQKEGEAGRKKITQYTRYGTVLISAFQAYGVSVFLRSIPPVETTTKTGERILLRVVSADTTGQIILFTFLTMLTLAAGTVLIMWLGEQITERGIGNGISLIIFIGIIARFPNSIFNEIQQALAGNRGLLTEVLLIAVFVGTVAATVALTQGTRKIPVQYAKRIIGRKIYGGQSTHLPLRVNTAGVMPIIFAQSILFVPQTIHTFLPKSGFVESLNNMFSATSVVYWLIYGLLIVFFTYFYTAIAFNPVDVADNMKKYGGFIPGVRPGAKTSEFIDHILTRITLPGSIALAIVAIFPYFLTKVSNVSYDFASFYGGTSLLIVVGVVLDTLQQVESHLLMRHYDGFLKTGRIKGRRRM
- the rplO gene encoding 50S ribosomal protein L15 — its product is MNLSRLKPPAGSRKQRKRLGRGDASGHGGTSGRGHKGQHSRSGAKHRAWFEGGQMPLQRRVPKRGFTNPFKQEYQVVNLRDLARLESVTTVDPKVLHERGLIKKKTVPVKILGTGEVTRPLEVSAHAFSKSAREKIESAGGKVTVL
- the rpmD gene encoding 50S ribosomal protein L30, producing the protein MTKKTKKLRVTLVRSTIGRHWRQKLTVRALGLRKLHQSVEHSDTPQIRGMIAKVSHLVNVQEL
- the rpsE gene encoding 30S ribosomal protein S5, encoding MERINPSELDLKEQVVHVNRVAKVVKGGRRFSFNAIVVVGDGKGHVGVGLGKANEVTDAIAKGSEAAKKNIMRVPIVGSTIPHLVIGKYGAGKVLLRPASPGTGVIAGGAVRAIMEAAGVRDVLTKSLGSSNPHNVVKATMVALSKLVDARMVAKRRDMSLRQLFGLDEATVEAQNE
- the rplR gene encoding 50S ribosomal protein L18; translated protein: MKKANLKAEARARKKKRIRKRIYGTPERPRLVVFRSNRHIYAQLVDDTTHRVLTGVSSLTEALRPALREAKSKVEVAKVVGKGIADKAKALNISKVVFDRGGYLYHGRVKALADGAREGGLQF